From a single Oceanispirochaeta sp. M1 genomic region:
- the purU gene encoding formyltetrahydrofolate deformylase, with product MNRESAILFLSCMDRKGIVAEITHFITMYEGNILNCDQHYDESGMFFMRVEWDMSDFAINNKKIESAFEPIAVKFEMDWRLEFSTERATTAILVSKYDHCLYELLIRNKAGELKTDIKLIMSNHEDCRPIAEYFNIPFHHFPVSKDTKAEVEKNQIALLNKEKIDLIVLARYMQILSGKFIDAFPRKIINIHHSFLPAFVGAKPYHQAFSRGVKLIGATSHYVTEDLDQGPIIAQDVARVNHRDNVNDLIEKGRNLEKSVLSRAVQLHLEHKILVFGNKTIVFD from the coding sequence ATGAACAGAGAATCAGCCATACTCTTTCTATCCTGTATGGACAGAAAAGGGATTGTTGCAGAGATAACCCACTTTATCACCATGTATGAAGGGAACATTTTAAATTGTGACCAGCATTATGATGAATCAGGTATGTTCTTCATGCGAGTTGAATGGGATATGTCGGATTTTGCCATTAACAATAAAAAAATTGAATCTGCCTTTGAACCTATCGCCGTAAAGTTCGAAATGGACTGGCGCCTGGAGTTCTCAACAGAGAGAGCCACGACGGCAATCCTTGTTTCAAAATATGACCACTGCCTGTATGAACTTCTGATCCGGAATAAAGCGGGAGAACTGAAAACAGATATTAAACTGATTATGTCCAACCATGAAGACTGCAGACCCATTGCAGAGTACTTCAATATACCTTTTCATCATTTCCCGGTTTCAAAAGATACAAAAGCCGAGGTGGAAAAAAATCAGATTGCCCTGCTTAACAAGGAAAAAATAGATCTCATTGTTCTGGCCCGATATATGCAGATTCTCTCAGGAAAATTCATAGATGCCTTTCCCAGAAAAATTATTAATATTCACCACTCGTTCCTCCCGGCCTTTGTGGGTGCCAAGCCTTATCATCAGGCTTTTTCAAGGGGTGTCAAATTGATTGGTGCTACCAGCCACTATGTTACTGAAGATCTGGATCAGGGACCTATCATCGCTCAGGATGTAGCCCGTGTGAATCATAGGGATAATGTCAATGATCTGATAGAGAAAGGACGGAACCTGGAAAAGAGCGTTCTATCCAGAGCTGTCCAACTTCACCTGGAACATAAAATACTTGTATTTGGAAACAAAACCATCGTCTTTGATTAA
- the murD gene encoding UDP-N-acetylmuramoyl-L-alanine--D-glutamate ligase has protein sequence MDSQSFKNKKVTVMGLGLNGGGLASVRFLAERGAHVTATDLRSAEILAPTLESLSDLNVRYVLGEHRMEDFSEADIVIKNPAVPGTSPYLKAAARVETDLSLFLTLCSNPVIAVTGSKGKSTIVSALFHILKKNNPGCRLGGNITLSPLSFLDELQPGDPVILELSSWQLGDLKGRDLLHPEIAVLSNIMNDHQNMYDDFEDYVDDKKTVYRGQNRDQKSIFLLDERGKTFASECPGKSYFYSYHDSHAEIRMDGRKGWFRHEGSELDLLPEKLKTPGVYFRMNCLIAGAAAILYGENAQTVFSRLSDFPGIAHRLEMVREYKGIRFYNDTTATIPEAMTAAVESFEEPVKLICGGTDKELDFSGISDSLKRAAGIYILEGTAFEKLSAELQKAGIAYNGPFSSLKEAFHKAVETAVAGDVILMSPGATSFGMFINEFHRGDRFRELAEEFK, from the coding sequence ATGGACTCTCAGAGCTTCAAAAATAAAAAAGTGACCGTCATGGGACTCGGACTGAACGGAGGCGGACTTGCCAGTGTACGCTTCCTGGCAGAACGGGGCGCTCATGTTACGGCAACAGACCTCAGATCTGCAGAAATACTTGCCCCCACCCTTGAGAGTCTCAGTGATCTTAATGTCCGCTATGTTCTGGGAGAACACAGAATGGAGGACTTCAGCGAGGCTGATATAGTTATCAAAAACCCCGCAGTCCCCGGCACTTCTCCTTATCTGAAAGCCGCTGCAAGAGTTGAAACAGATCTATCTCTTTTCCTCACCCTCTGTTCCAATCCCGTGATTGCGGTAACCGGGAGTAAAGGGAAATCCACTATTGTTTCCGCCCTTTTTCACATACTGAAAAAAAACAATCCGGGGTGCCGTCTGGGAGGTAACATCACACTCTCTCCATTAAGTTTTCTGGATGAGCTTCAGCCCGGAGACCCTGTCATTCTGGAACTCTCCTCCTGGCAGCTGGGAGACCTGAAAGGGAGAGATCTGCTACATCCGGAAATAGCCGTACTATCCAACATTATGAATGACCATCAGAATATGTATGATGATTTTGAAGACTATGTTGATGATAAGAAGACAGTCTACAGAGGACAGAACAGGGATCAGAAGTCCATATTTCTTCTGGATGAAAGAGGGAAAACCTTTGCATCTGAGTGCCCTGGAAAAAGTTATTTTTACAGTTACCATGACAGTCATGCAGAGATCCGGATGGACGGCAGAAAAGGATGGTTCAGACATGAAGGCAGTGAACTTGACTTGCTTCCTGAGAAATTGAAAACCCCTGGGGTCTATTTCAGAATGAACTGTCTTATTGCCGGAGCTGCAGCCATTCTATATGGCGAGAATGCCCAGACTGTTTTTTCCCGGCTCAGTGATTTTCCAGGAATAGCTCACCGCCTTGAAATGGTGAGAGAATACAAGGGAATACGCTTCTACAATGATACGACCGCCACTATTCCCGAAGCAATGACAGCTGCGGTTGAAAGCTTTGAAGAACCGGTTAAACTTATTTGCGGCGGTACGGACAAGGAACTGGATTTTTCCGGAATTTCAGACAGCCTTAAAAGAGCAGCCGGGATCTACATCCTCGAAGGAACAGCTTTTGAGAAACTGTCTGCAGAGCTTCAGAAGGCCGGGATAGCCTATAACGGTCCATTTTCCTCACTGAAAGAAGCCTTTCACAAGGCGGTTGAAACAGCTGTTGCGGGGGATGTGATTCTTATGTCTCCCGGTGCCACATCATTCGGTATGTTCATCAATGAATTTCACAGGGGTGACAGGTTCAGAGAACTGGCGGAAGAATTTAAGTAA
- a CDS encoding FecR family protein → MLFCLQIMVIAFPLSAQSSAEIVYAEGEGFSLVRNGESEYYDIYLGEAEGLELRGGDLILSEAGTWIEIQLAGSGTIIKIAENTTFTLKTLQNEGGTFEVSYGRVRARVQKLTSETPFWIEGSDTVAGVRGTDFGYDLFYDPASPEKKNVSVYCFEGEVEVVRQLETEVEEDFVADSDFAKGKEKTSTVILRRNEMVSITSEDKTAPLNKSRIESEVKEFWEVNEFIFEPEPDTEQNTFQLFHNDVKQLRQGALVSTITGTLLAGGGAAAYILMDAESVGIGMMTVGSSMIAAGGYFLIRSFILQ, encoded by the coding sequence ATGCTTTTTTGTTTGCAGATAATGGTGATTGCATTCCCCTTGTCTGCTCAGAGTTCAGCCGAAATTGTTTATGCCGAAGGTGAGGGATTTTCTCTTGTCAGAAATGGAGAGAGCGAATACTACGATATATATCTGGGTGAGGCCGAGGGCCTTGAGCTTAGAGGCGGTGACCTGATCCTCAGCGAGGCCGGTACATGGATTGAAATACAACTGGCCGGTTCCGGGACTATCATCAAGATTGCTGAAAATACGACATTCACATTGAAAACGCTGCAGAATGAGGGAGGAACCTTTGAGGTCTCCTATGGCAGGGTGCGGGCCAGAGTTCAGAAACTGACCTCAGAAACACCATTCTGGATTGAAGGTTCGGATACAGTTGCCGGCGTTCGGGGAACCGACTTCGGTTATGATCTTTTTTATGACCCTGCATCTCCTGAAAAGAAAAATGTCAGTGTCTACTGTTTTGAGGGTGAAGTGGAAGTCGTGCGTCAGCTGGAAACTGAAGTGGAAGAAGACTTTGTGGCTGATTCCGATTTTGCAAAGGGTAAGGAAAAAACTTCAACTGTCATACTCAGAAGAAATGAGATGGTATCAATTACAAGTGAAGATAAAACTGCGCCTCTGAATAAAAGCCGTATAGAGTCGGAGGTCAAGGAATTCTGGGAAGTCAATGAGTTTATCTTTGAACCCGAACCTGATACTGAACAGAATACATTCCAGCTGTTCCATAATGATGTAAAACAGTTACGTCAGGGTGCATTGGTTTCAACCATCACCGGTACCCTTCTAGCCGGAGGTGGTGCCGCTGCCTACATATTGATGGATGCAGAGAGTGTGGGTATCGGTATGATGACTGTAGGTTCCTCAATGATTGCCGCGGGAGGATATTTTTTGATCCGCTCTTTTATCCTTCAATAG
- the amrA gene encoding AmmeMemoRadiSam system protein A, producing MKKLSRQEQKQILDWVYSTIGTAFGRVETEVPAVLGDLPRCGVFVTIHLNGRLRGCIGSIEGREDLNYSLKDAAYSAAFKDPRFPQLRKEEWEESDLEISLLSPLEKISTPEELIMGEHGALLESGMSRGLFLPQVATEQGWDRETFMNHLCAKAGLPMEFWLAGSYKLYSFTAQVFGMKDDN from the coding sequence ATGAAAAAATTAAGCAGACAGGAACAAAAGCAGATTCTGGACTGGGTATACAGTACCATCGGAACCGCCTTCGGGAGAGTAGAAACCGAAGTCCCCGCTGTTCTGGGAGATCTTCCCCGCTGCGGCGTCTTTGTAACCATTCATCTGAATGGAAGACTCCGTGGATGTATCGGTTCTATCGAAGGCAGAGAGGATCTTAATTACAGTCTGAAAGATGCGGCATATTCAGCAGCTTTCAAAGACCCCCGATTTCCACAGCTCAGGAAAGAAGAATGGGAAGAGTCTGATCTGGAAATATCCCTGCTAAGCCCTTTGGAAAAGATCAGCACTCCAGAGGAGCTGATCATGGGCGAGCACGGAGCACTCCTTGAATCAGGGATGTCACGAGGACTCTTTCTCCCTCAGGTTGCGACAGAACAGGGATGGGACAGAGAGACTTTTATGAATCATCTCTGTGCCAAGGCGGGACTGCCCATGGAGTTCTGGCTGGCGGGGAGTTACAAACTATACAGTTTCACGGCCCAGGTATTCGGAATGAAGGACGATAATTGA